A section of the Streptomyces sp. NBC_01591 genome encodes:
- a CDS encoding roadblock/LC7 domain-containing protein: MSQAAQNLNWLITNFVDNTPGVSHTVVVSADGLLLAMSEGFPRDRADQLAAVASGLTSLTAGASRIFEGGAVNQTVVEMERGFLFIMSISDGSSLAVLSHPDADIGLVGYEMALLVDRAGSVLTPDLRAELQGSLLN, encoded by the coding sequence ATGAGCCAGGCGGCGCAGAATCTGAACTGGTTGATCACCAACTTCGTGGACAACACCCCTGGGGTGTCGCACACGGTGGTGGTCTCCGCCGACGGACTCCTGCTGGCCATGTCCGAGGGATTCCCCCGTGACCGTGCCGACCAGCTGGCGGCCGTCGCCTCCGGGCTGACCTCGCTGACCGCGGGTGCCTCGCGGATCTTCGAGGGCGGTGCGGTGAATCAGACAGTTGTGGAGATGGAGCGCGGATTCCTCTTCATCATGTCCATTTCCGACGGATCCTCGCTGGCCGTTCTCTCACATCCGGACGCCGATATCGGTCTGGTCGGGTACGAAATGGCACTTCTCGTCGACCGTGCGGGCAGTGTCCTCACCCCGGACCTCCGTGCTGAACTGCAGGGAAGTCTTCTTAACTAG